The DNA sequence CTTCTCCAAGCGCCTCCTTCAAATCTTGCTTGAAGTCAATGTCTCGCTGATATTCGACCCCTACCATCGCCTCCAATCGCTCCTTGGCTGGGACTTCTGTCATCTGTGCCAATGCTTCGGAAGTAATCGTATATCTCGCCGTGTAGAATCCATAGGAACACAATGACAGGCTGAGCACGATCCACACCATTCCCCAAATGGTCATCGGCCTTCTTCCGAATCGGTCAATGATAAATAGGGAACAACTTGTGGCAATGACACTGATCACCCCAATCCAAATCGCCTGAGTAAATGCGGCGTCGGTTCCAAGGCCCATTTGCTCAAACAGCGTAGGCGCATAAAACAGGACCGCATTGATACCGGTGGCTTGTTGGGCAATGGCAATGGTGATGGCCACGATGAAGATGGGGCGCATCCCTTTGCCGAACAGTTCTTTGAGCTGGGAGATCAAGCTCCTTTTTTCAGCGTGCTGCTCGATACTGGCCAAGATCCCTTGAATCTGAGCCGCGATGGCTTCTTTCGGATACAGCTTGGAAAGGGTGGATTCTGCTTCCGCCTTTCGATTGCGGAAAAGCAGCCAAGCCGGACTTTCCGGAATCATAAACAGCAGTACGAACCAGATGAGGGCAAATACGATTTCAGATCCCAACATCCAACGCCAGATATGATCTACGAGGGCTACCTGCTCTACCCATCCGGTGGGATTTTCGGACAGCCCCAAGATCCAATCATTGATGAAGTAGGCCGCAGAGAGGCCCACCACAATATTGATCTGGGTCATCGCCACCAATTTCCCCCGAAGGTTGGGCGGAGCGATTTCCCCGATGTACATAGAAGCTAGTGAGATGGAACTAAACGCCAATCCTCCCAAGAATCTCGCCATCACCAAGGTCCAATAGTCCGGTGCCAAGGTCGAGGCGATGGCAGAAATCAGGTATAGCGCGGCGACGATCAGCAGGGCCTTTTTCCGACCGAGGAGATCGGAGGCATACCCAGCAAATGGCAAGGCGATGAGCACTCCCAGTCCGGGCGCACTGACCACAGTTCCGAGTTCAATATCGGATAGGCCAAACTCTTGAACGATGAAATTGACTGTCCCCGAGATCAGGGCAGCATCGAGGCCGAAGACGAATCCTCCCATGGCCACGATGATGGAGAATAGATAGGCGTTTTTGCGGTAGTCCATATCTGAGCAGATTGCTATTGCTTCACGTTGCGAATGGAGATGTCATCGAGGAAGAATTTTGCACCTTTGGTTTCAGGGGCATCTTCCTTGCGAATCTCTAGGGTCATTTGGTCTGTCGAGCTGGAATCTTCGGTCTTGGTGAATGGGATTTCCACGAGCACCCATTCGCGGCGATCTAGATCGGATAGATCCAACACCAACTCCTGCTCGGGGGATTCGAAGGATACGTGGAGCTTTTCCACTGCACGACCTTGATCCATCCAGATTTTGCACGAAAATACATATTCGCCAGCAGGAAGATTCACAGCACCTTCGGGAGTTACCACCGATACTTGCTCGGCATCCAAATGCTCATTTTTCCCATACCCGGAGAATTTGAGGCTATTGACCCCAGTGGCATAATCTCCCTTCACGATGGAGAGATATTTGGCAGATGTGCTATCGAAGAGCCAGAATTTCTGGTAGTCATCCGGAATGGAGCTTTCAGGGAGTAGATCCAATGGGCGGGGATTTTCTTCGAAAAGAATCGGACCTTCAAATCCGTAGAAAGCGGGTGCCAAGAGGTTTGGAGAAGGTTTCTGCCAAACACGGAGGTATTCAATCTCAAAATCGGCAGGAAGCTCTTCCTTGTGGGGAACGCCCAACCAAGAGAATGCCTCCGAATCCAGCCAGATCTCCATAGGGTTGTTCAATACCCAATCGATTCCCAATTCGTCCTGATAAAACTCCGCGATCAAGACGCCATCACGAAATACTTTCAGAAAATCTGGGCCCCATTCTGCTCCATAGATGTGAAATTCGTCAGCAGTGCGGTACGGCAAATTTTGCTCGTCAAATCCAAATGCTCGCGTAGGACGAACTGCTGGCGGGCTCCAATCATGAACAGCCGTACGAACGGTATTCTCCTGAATGCCCCCCTTGATTTTGGGATGGCCCATCTGCTCGTAGATGTCCAATTCTTGCTCATATCCAATGGCCCAAAAAGCGCCTGTAATGGCAGCATCGCCCACTTTGGACTTTACTTCCATATATCCGTAGAGGAATCGCTTCTTGGTGATGACTCCGGCAGTGGTGATCGGGAGTGGCATCTCTTCGAATACGCCATAAGCCTCGGCTCCACTCTCCTTGTACCCTTCTTGATCAAATGGATAATCGGGTTCCCATTGGGTTCTGAGCTTGAGTTTGCCGTCTTCGACAATGACATTGTGGGGAGCAAATTGGGCTGGGGCGCGGCCTTTCCAGATGTAATAATCTCCATCTTGGCCTTCGACGAACCATTTTTCGGGGTCTAGTTCTGTCCCTTCGAATTCATCGCTCAATGCTTCATTCAAGACCCAACCACCCAAGTTTTGGGGATCGGAGGCGGGCATTACGGCGACTTCGCGCTCGATGGCTTCAGCGGTAGTTTGGCATTGGGCCTGAAATGCGGCGTGGGGCCCAATCATCAACAGGCAAAAAAATGCCTGTAGGAGTATCAGTTGTCTCATTGCGAATAGTCTTAGAAATCTGGCTTGGGTTCTTTTCAGCATTTCGCCCAGCACAAATGGCTGGGCGAATGATTCTGAATCAATTAGTTTCTCACGACCGGAACGAATACGGTCATCTCAGCTTGGCCACGGTTGCTCCATGCAAAATAGGGCACGAACTGAGCGGCGACCTTCTTCCAAGAATCACGGCCGACTTTGCGGTACATGCCTTCCTGCGAATCCTTTCGGATGAGGATATCGCATTCGACCACGGATACGCCTCCCAAGAAGTCGCTTTTGTGAACAGCGCGCAGCTCTTCGCTACTTTCGAGGTACACATCCAAAATGCTGGTTTCTTCCGGCAAGTCAGGAGATTCGATACAGTAAACGATCGGTCCCTTCTTGACCGCTACCTGATTTCGAACTTCCTCAATGCGGGGATGGCCTTCCACCAGATGCGTAGGCATCGGCAATACCAAGGTCAATTCATCACCTGCACGCCATGCGCGTTCCAGTTTCAAGAATTCCCCAGCGATGATGGATTCATCCAGTTCTTCGCCGTTGAGGGCAATCGTAGCACCTTCCACCCAATCAGGGATTCGCAGCAAAATTTCGAATGGAGAAGTTCTGCATTCCTCGATGGTCAAGGAAATGCGGCCATCCCAAGGATATTGGGTTTCTTGAACGAGCCTCAGGGTAGAGCCGTCTTTCAAGGTGGTGTTGAGGATATTCCCGCCGAAGAGGTTGACCGCCACGCCATTTTCCGTCAGGCTATAAGCCCATTGGCTCACTCTGGCAATGGTTCTCACCAAGTTGGGAGGACAACAGAAACAGTCGAGGTATGGCTCTCTGACGGGGGATTCGGTGGCGCTTTCGTGATCCTTGTATGTCCGGGAATTGTGGATCATCCGTAGGGGGTTGGAATAGAAGTAATCCTTCCCTTCCACAGAAATACCGGAGAGTGCACTATTGAACAGCACGAGCTCCATGATATCGGCATACTTGGACTGGCCGTGAATCTCCAGCAACTTCTGGCTGAAAATCGCATTGCAGATATTGGCACAAGTCTCGTTGTAGGCCGTCATATTGGGCATCATGTAATCATCGATGAAGCCCTCCTCGATTTTGTCCCGATTGGAAGAAGCTCCATAATGGGTCTGCCCCACAGCTCCTGTCACATACATTTTGCGCTGAGTCACGCTATTCCAGAGACGATCCAACGCATCGATCAGCGCTTGTTCACCCGTTTCAGCATACACATCGGCAGCACCTGCATAGTAGTACAGGGCCAAAACCGCATGTCCCGCAGCTTCGGTGGCTTCTCGCAGCGGAATACGCTCCTGCACCATATCCCCGATCGGATATCCCTCGGTAGTGGAATGGTGGGCTACCTCGTATTTCCCACGGCGATTGATGAATCGCTCTGCTAAATGCAGATACTTACGATCCTTGGTGGCCCTAAAGAGCTCAACCAGTCCCATGATTTGGGTCTGGTTGAATCCAAAACGACCATACTGCTTGGTCTCTGGGAAGAAAATCGTGTAAAGCAGATTCGCGTGCTTAACCGCGATATCTAGGAAATTCGTCTGGCCGGTAATATGATAATGGACACAGGCTGCAATCAGCAAATGTCCCGTGTTGTACATCTCGTGGTATTTGCGATTTTCGTATCGATCTACCTCTGGACGAAGTTGAATCTGCGTCTGCAAATACCCGTCATCCTCCTGCGCTTGTCCGATGATGGAGATATATTCATCGATTCGAGCAAGGAGATTCTCATCCCGATTGTGGGCATAGATATAGGTAGCAGCTTCTACCCATTTGTAAAAGTCTCCATCGTGCCAAAACATACCCTTGTGCTCGCCTTCTTCCAGTCCGGCTGCGAACTTGAAGTTGTTGAGTGCATGGCCGATATCTCCGCACAACAATCCCTCCATGTAGGGAATCATTGACGCTTCGCAAGTTTTCAATTTGTCCGCCCAGAACCCTTCGGTCCAGGTACAATCACTGATAGAGATCGGAAAAAGCTTGGTGTGGGAACTGGTTGAAAAAGCAAACATCAAATCTGATTTTATTGGATAAAGTAGTAGCGATGGAGTATCAAAGGAAAGAGTATTTTAAAAATAGGAATAAACTGATCTTACCTAGTTTATACCATATTTTACCCAAATCAGATCAGGCCCAAAAACGCACGTAATTGGGCCTGATGATTATTCCTTCTGCCAAACGCGGATGTATTCAATCTCGAAATCGACCGGAAGATCACCTTCCTCTGGAATTCCATGCCAAGGAAAAGCCTCTGAATCCACCCAGATTTTCAGGGGATTGTGAAGAATCCAAGCCTCTTCGGCAGCATCATCGGTGGCTTCCGCCTCGATTTGCTCCGCAGTAGCTTCTCGGATCAATTCCCCATCTGCATAGAACTTCAGCCCCTCGGCAGACCATTCGCAGCCATAGGTGTGAAAGTCGTCGGCGACCCTCCAAGGCAATTCGTACTTGTCAGTCCATACGGTAGGACCTCCCATACCGGGGGCCCAGTCGTGAATGGAAAACTTGTACTCTTTCTCCAAAAAGGCTTTTTGAGACTGCTTGGGTTTGCCGACAAATTCGAACACATCCAACTCGGTGTTCTGTCCGGTCATCCAGAATGAACTGGTGATAGACGCATCCGCAGCTTTGCACTTGATTTCCATATAACCGTATCGGAACAAATTCTTGCCGATAACGGCCGCTGTGGTCATATTTTCAAATTGGTAGGAGGTGCCGTTGGCGTAATAATCCACCTTGGTACTAAAGGGAAAATCAGGCTCCCATCGGGTTTCGATCATGAGCTTACCGTCCTCGATCCGCACATTGTCGGTGGAGAACTGAGCGGGCGCACGGCCGATAAAGTTGGACTCATATTGTCCGTCCTTGCCCTGAATGTGCCATTTTTCCTCGTCCAATACAGCATCCTCAAACTCATCGCTAAAGCGCGTTTTGTAGACCCAGTTTCCCAAATTGTCGGGATCCGAGTCTGGAAAAACTTGAGGCGTCTCATCTACTGGTGGCTCCTCGGGTGTGCATCCGAATCCCAGGCCGAGCATCAAGGCCGCCCCAAATCCGAAAGCAAAAATTGTTAAGCGATTATTCGTAGTCATGATGTTGGCAATGAAAGGCCTCAGGGCCGACAAGAAGTCCCAACAACTTCCAGCGGCACTGAGACAATAGAGAAAAGATTTGATTCGCAGCTGATCAAGTAATTCCTCCAGGTGAATCCTGAACGTCTCGACGAAATCGTCCAAGCAGGAAAATCAACCCTGGCGGTCCAAGTGATTAATCCTTGACGCCAAGTCCCTATTAGAGATCCAGTCCAAACATTCGATCAAGCTGAGAGAGAGGCTTACCGTTGGGAGATCAGAACTTTTTCCACCATGCGATCGGCACCATTGATGACGGTGATGGTGTAAATGCCTGTTGCACGAAACACGTCGTGGGAGACCTGATTAGTCGCCGATAGCTGTTCCGTACGGTAGATTTCCTTGCCCGTAAGGTCGTGAATCAAGATTTGAGAGGACTTGTGAGGGATAGTCGAGAGATTCACCCAAATGCCATCTTGGGCATGTTCGATCTGGATACCGTGATCCAATTCCTCTTGGGTGGAAGTGGCTCCCTCCACCAACGTGATGGGATAATGTCCTTCTTCCAGATAGACGTCTTGTCCACCATCTTGAGAGGTGCGGAAGACGGGTTTGAGGATGTACTGATTACCAGCTGGAAGCATGGAGCTCGGATCAAGTCCCGCCAACGAGAAGGTAAAGGTAGTCAATCCTGATTCCTTACCGACAGTTCCGGGGTTTTCAAGGGAAATTTCCTGAACCACAGTACCGTCAGATTGAATCTCTTGCAATTTGCAGGTGACGCCATTCCAGATGGAATCTTCCACTTGATGGTCATTTCCCGCAAAATAGCGGACATCGAACTTCAAGTCACTCGCCAACCCAAACTCCAAACCGTAGTAGCGGGACTTGTCAGCGTACAACTGGGCAGGAGTATCCCACACTCGCACATAGTCGCAGAACATTTCAGTCGGGAAGCCGGGCTCTGGGTCGGAATCTGGATAAGGCATCACCGTCCGGACCCCGTTGATGTATCGCTCATAGGGCGTTCGCAAGCCCATAGAGACGGTGACGTACATTGGCAAATGCCAATAGACATTTTTCTTGGCTCCACGCTGAATCCCATCTACATACCAGAAGATAGAGTCGAGACGGTTCCAAACGCCGTAGGTATGGAAATCATCCCGAGGGTCCCAAGGAGCCACCCAAGTGTTGTGGGTCAATTCGGCATGTCCCTGTCCGGGGCGCTTCCAAGTCAAAACTCCATTTTCGAGGATGCGGGTATGGAGGTTCATCTCCAGACGGCTGTAATCGTAAGGCACTTGAAAAATCTCAATTGCATCGATTTCGCAGTACTTGACGCCTCCCTCTTCGGTAGGAGTGGGCTGGCCGATGCTGTACATCCAGAA is a window from the Pontibacter sp. G13 genome containing:
- a CDS encoding beta-L-arabinofuranosidase domain-containing protein encodes the protein MFAFSTSSHTKLFPISISDCTWTEGFWADKLKTCEASMIPYMEGLLCGDIGHALNNFKFAAGLEEGEHKGMFWHDGDFYKWVEAATYIYAHNRDENLLARIDEYISIIGQAQEDDGYLQTQIQLRPEVDRYENRKYHEMYNTGHLLIAACVHYHITGQTNFLDIAVKHANLLYTIFFPETKQYGRFGFNQTQIMGLVELFRATKDRKYLHLAERFINRRGKYEVAHHSTTEGYPIGDMVQERIPLREATEAAGHAVLALYYYAGAADVYAETGEQALIDALDRLWNSVTQRKMYVTGAVGQTHYGASSNRDKIEEGFIDDYMMPNMTAYNETCANICNAIFSQKLLEIHGQSKYADIMELVLFNSALSGISVEGKDYFYSNPLRMIHNSRTYKDHESATESPVREPYLDCFCCPPNLVRTIARVSQWAYSLTENGVAVNLFGGNILNTTLKDGSTLRLVQETQYPWDGRISLTIEECRTSPFEILLRIPDWVEGATIALNGEELDESIIAGEFLKLERAWRAGDELTLVLPMPTHLVEGHPRIEEVRNQVAVKKGPIVYCIESPDLPEETSILDVYLESSEELRAVHKSDFLGGVSVVECDILIRKDSQEGMYRKVGRDSWKKVAAQFVPYFAWSNRGQAEMTVFVPVVRN
- a CDS encoding family 16 glycosylhydrolase; this translates as MRQLILLQAFFCLLMIGPHAAFQAQCQTTAEAIEREVAVMPASDPQNLGGWVLNEALSDEFEGTELDPEKWFVEGQDGDYYIWKGRAPAQFAPHNVIVEDGKLKLRTQWEPDYPFDQEGYKESGAEAYGVFEEMPLPITTAGVITKKRFLYGYMEVKSKVGDAAITGAFWAIGYEQELDIYEQMGHPKIKGGIQENTVRTAVHDWSPPAVRPTRAFGFDEQNLPYRTADEFHIYGAEWGPDFLKVFRDGVLIAEFYQDELGIDWVLNNPMEIWLDSEAFSWLGVPHKEELPADFEIEYLRVWQKPSPNLLAPAFYGFEGPILFEENPRPLDLLPESSIPDDYQKFWLFDSTSAKYLSIVKGDYATGVNSLKFSGYGKNEHLDAEQVSVVTPEGAVNLPAGEYVFSCKIWMDQGRAVEKLHVSFESPEQELVLDLSDLDRREWVLVEIPFTKTEDSSSTDQMTLEIRKEDAPETKGAKFFLDDISIRNVKQ
- a CDS encoding family 16 glycosylhydrolase — its product is MKRISLLLSLLMGMSFFLFAQNPVSHPTEPWTINTGFSDEFNAPNLDLAKWNNDPNDWGTWSWEPENAYITDSMLTLQMQHKEHWRSNQTFYFTSGIMRNREAMTYGYYETRIKASDKGQGTCPAFWMYSIGQPTPTEEGGVKYCEIDAIEIFQVPYDYSRLEMNLHTRILENGVLTWKRPGQGHAELTHNTWVAPWDPRDDFHTYGVWNRLDSIFWYVDGIQRGAKKNVYWHLPMYVTVSMGLRTPYERYINGVRTVMPYPDSDPEPGFPTEMFCDYVRVWDTPAQLYADKSRYYGLEFGLASDLKFDVRYFAGNDHQVEDSIWNGVTCKLQEIQSDGTVVQEISLENPGTVGKESGLTTFTFSLAGLDPSSMLPAGNQYILKPVFRTSQDGGQDVYLEEGHYPITLVEGATSTQEELDHGIQIEHAQDGIWVNLSTIPHKSSQILIHDLTGKEIYRTEQLSATNQVSHDVFRATGIYTITVINGADRMVEKVLISQR
- a CDS encoding family 16 glycosylhydrolase is translated as MTTNNRLTIFAFGFGAALMLGLGFGCTPEEPPVDETPQVFPDSDPDNLGNWVYKTRFSDEFEDAVLDEEKWHIQGKDGQYESNFIGRAPAQFSTDNVRIEDGKLMIETRWEPDFPFSTKVDYYANGTSYQFENMTTAAVIGKNLFRYGYMEIKCKAADASITSSFWMTGQNTELDVFEFVGKPKQSQKAFLEKEYKFSIHDWAPGMGGPTVWTDKYELPWRVADDFHTYGCEWSAEGLKFYADGELIREATAEQIEAEATDDAAEEAWILHNPLKIWVDSEAFPWHGIPEEGDLPVDFEIEYIRVWQKE
- a CDS encoding MFS transporter: MDYRKNAYLFSIIVAMGGFVFGLDAALISGTVNFIVQEFGLSDIELGTVVSAPGLGVLIALPFAGYASDLLGRKKALLIVAALYLISAIASTLAPDYWTLVMARFLGGLAFSSISLASMYIGEIAPPNLRGKLVAMTQINIVVGLSAAYFINDWILGLSENPTGWVEQVALVDHIWRWMLGSEIVFALIWFVLLFMIPESPAWLLFRNRKAEAESTLSKLYPKEAIAAQIQGILASIEQHAEKRSLISQLKELFGKGMRPIFIVAITIAIAQQATGINAVLFYAPTLFEQMGLGTDAAFTQAIWIGVISVIATSCSLFIIDRFGRRPMTIWGMVWIVLSLSLCSYGFYTARYTITSEALAQMTEVPAKERLEAMVGVEYQRDIDFKQDLKEALGEEDFRKYSSAFLQNSADMDTGLLLVAVLSFIAAFQFSLGPIMWVLFSELFPISLRGTAIPVFALISSVVNYLVQQFFPWQLSNMGGASIFLFYAAIVSVGLVILYRFLPETKNLSIEEIQVKMGVKSSGDSGPETQPFEQMASSVSAK